A single Equus asinus isolate D_3611 breed Donkey chromosome 21, EquAss-T2T_v2, whole genome shotgun sequence DNA region contains:
- the RASSF1 gene encoding ras association domain-containing protein 1 isoform X2 produces the protein MNLEKGDLGLYGKEALFWIDEPVEWETPDLSQAEIEQKIKEYNGQINSNLFMSLNKDGSYTGFIKVQLKLVRPVSVPSSKKPPSLQDARRGPGRGTAVRRRTSFYLPKDAVKHLHVLSRTRAREVIEALLRKFLVVDDPRKFALFERAERHGQVYLRKLSDDEQPLQLRLLAGPNEKALSFVLKENDSGEVNWDAFSMPELHNFLRILQREEEEHLRQILQKYSYCRQKIQEALHACPLG, from the exons GACGAGCCTGTGGAGTGGGAGACACCTGACCTTTCTCAGGCTGAGATTGAGCAGAAGATCAAGGAGTACAATGGCCAGATCAACAGCAACCTCTTCATGAGCCTG AACAAGGATGGCTCCTACACAGGCTTCATCAAGGTTCAACTGAAGCTAGTGCGCCCTGTCTCAGTGCCCTCCAGCAAGAAGCCACCCTCCTTGCAGGATGCCCGGCGGGGCCCAGGGCGTGGCACAGCTGTGAGGCGCCGCACTTCCTTCTACCTCCCCAAGGATGCTGTCAAGCACCTGCATGTGCTGTCACGCACACGGGCACGCGAGGTCATTGAGGCTCTGCTGCGCAAGTTCTTGGTGGTAGATGACCCCCGCAAGTTTGCACTCTTTGAGCGGGCTGAGCGCCATGGCCAAG TGTACCTCCGGAAGCTGTCTGATGATGAGCAGCCCCTGCAACTGCGGCTCCTTGCAGGGCCCAATGAGAAAGCCCTAAGCTTTGTCCTGAAGGAGAATGACTCTGGGGAGGTGAAT TGGGACGCCTTCAGCATGCCTGAACTACACAACTTCCTACGCATCCTGCAGCGGGAGGAAGAAGAACACCTCCGCCAGATCCTGCAGAAGTACTCCTATTGTCGCCAGAAGATCCAGGAGGCCCTGCATGCCTGCCCCCTGGGGTGA
- the RASSF1 gene encoding ras association domain-containing protein 1 isoform X4: protein MSLNKDGSYTGFIKVQLKLVRPVSVPSSKKPPSLQDARRGPGRGTAVRRRTSFYLPKDAVKHLHVLSRTRAREVIEALLRKFLVVDDPRKFALFERAERHGQVYLRKLSDDEQPLQLRLLAGPNEKALSFVLKENDSGEVNWDAFSMPELHNFLRILQREEEEHLRQILQKYSYCRQKIQEALHACPLG, encoded by the exons ATGAGCCTG AACAAGGATGGCTCCTACACAGGCTTCATCAAGGTTCAACTGAAGCTAGTGCGCCCTGTCTCAGTGCCCTCCAGCAAGAAGCCACCCTCCTTGCAGGATGCCCGGCGGGGCCCAGGGCGTGGCACAGCTGTGAGGCGCCGCACTTCCTTCTACCTCCCCAAGGATGCTGTCAAGCACCTGCATGTGCTGTCACGCACACGGGCACGCGAGGTCATTGAGGCTCTGCTGCGCAAGTTCTTGGTGGTAGATGACCCCCGCAAGTTTGCACTCTTTGAGCGGGCTGAGCGCCATGGCCAAG TGTACCTCCGGAAGCTGTCTGATGATGAGCAGCCCCTGCAACTGCGGCTCCTTGCAGGGCCCAATGAGAAAGCCCTAAGCTTTGTCCTGAAGGAGAATGACTCTGGGGAGGTGAAT TGGGACGCCTTCAGCATGCCTGAACTACACAACTTCCTACGCATCCTGCAGCGGGAGGAAGAAGAACACCTCCGCCAGATCCTGCAGAAGTACTCCTATTGTCGCCAGAAGATCCAGGAGGCCCTGCATGCCTGCCCCCTGGGGTGA